In a genomic window of Thermogemmata fonticola:
- the truD gene encoding tRNA pseudouridine(13) synthase TruD, protein MKLRQKPEDFQVEEITDVVPGNTGEFAFYKLVKTGWTTPDALAIIRRKWNIHHRRISYGGLKDRHAITSQYFSIFRGPPQDLEHLRFQVKYLGQLVEPYTSTNIRSNRFTVVMRDMSLREAEAAAQVADSEVAAIGYPNYFDDQRFGSVGEESAFIAKYMLQANWEGALWQALAAPYEYDRAADKRLKQLLRTHWGQWTSLRELLPRSHARSLVCYLADHPQDYKGAVARLRPELKGLYVAAYQSWLWNQTLAVWLKQSVAASDLVTLRTKHGDWPAPRRVPDSLLSHWTAGRLPLPCSRLKPHGHEWWLPLLQQVLHHEGLTLERLKIPGLDRPFFPKGERAVSVRPTQLRWNIADDELQCGQVKLVLEFELPRGCYATMLVKRLMAGVSTPGTPRK, encoded by the coding sequence ATGAAGCTCCGCCAAAAGCCTGAAGATTTCCAGGTAGAAGAAATAACCGATGTCGTACCCGGCAACACGGGTGAGTTTGCTTTCTACAAGCTCGTCAAAACAGGTTGGACGACTCCTGATGCGCTAGCTATCATTCGCCGGAAGTGGAACATTCATCATCGGCGGATTAGCTACGGCGGGCTGAAAGACCGCCACGCCATCACGTCGCAATACTTCAGCATTTTCCGCGGTCCGCCACAGGACTTGGAACACCTGCGGTTCCAGGTGAAATATCTCGGCCAGCTTGTGGAACCGTACACGTCCACGAACATTCGGTCCAATCGGTTCACAGTCGTCATGCGGGATATGTCCTTGCGAGAGGCAGAGGCTGCCGCCCAGGTAGCGGACAGCGAGGTGGCGGCCATCGGCTACCCGAACTACTTCGACGATCAGCGCTTCGGTTCGGTGGGGGAGGAATCCGCGTTCATCGCCAAATACATGCTCCAAGCCAATTGGGAAGGCGCCCTCTGGCAAGCACTGGCTGCGCCTTATGAGTATGATCGTGCGGCCGATAAACGACTCAAGCAATTATTGCGGACCCACTGGGGTCAATGGACCAGCTTGCGGGAGTTGTTACCCCGGAGTCACGCGCGGAGTTTGGTCTGTTACCTGGCGGATCATCCCCAGGATTACAAAGGGGCTGTGGCCCGCTTGCGCCCGGAACTGAAGGGATTATATGTCGCCGCCTACCAGAGCTGGCTTTGGAACCAGACCCTGGCAGTTTGGCTGAAGCAGAGTGTAGCCGCAAGCGACCTTGTGACCCTAAGGACCAAGCATGGCGATTGGCCTGCGCCTCGCCGCGTGCCGGATTCTCTGCTCTCGCATTGGACGGCGGGACGTCTACCTCTGCCCTGTTCCCGGCTGAAACCTCACGGCCACGAATGGTGGCTTCCCCTCCTCCAACAGGTGCTACACCATGAGGGATTGACCCTGGAACGCTTGAAAATACCCGGTTTAGACCGCCCCTTCTTTCCGAAAGGGGAACGGGCTGTATCCGTCCGGCCTACCCAGTTGCGCTGGAATATAGCAGACGATGAATTGCAATGCGGGCAGGTCAAACTCGTGCTGGAGTTCGAGTTACCCCGCGGTTGCTACGCCACGATGTTGGTCAAGCGCCTCATGGCTGGCGTGTCAACTCCCGGAACGCCTCGCAAATGA
- a CDS encoding sugar phosphate isomerase/epimerase family protein produces the protein MRKYAICNETFEGWEHARICARIAELGYTGLEVAPFTLAPRITEVTAVQRAELRRQAQAAGVQILGLHWLLARTEGFHLTSPDPAVRQRTGEYLAELAHAAADLGGNILVLGSPAQRTYPAEWSRQKAEDFALDTLSYCLKALEQRQVYLCLEPLSPTETNFLNTATEAVALAQRLNHPYVRLHLDVKAMSSEALPIPEIIRTHAAWLTHFHANDPNKRGPGFGSTDFCPILQALWDIHYTGWISVEVFDYSPDPETIARESIRYLKECAEKVTPFSKR, from the coding sequence ATGAGGAAATATGCCATTTGCAATGAGACATTCGAGGGTTGGGAACACGCCCGCATATGTGCCCGAATCGCCGAGTTGGGTTACACCGGTTTGGAAGTGGCTCCCTTCACTTTGGCACCCCGCATTACCGAGGTCACAGCCGTTCAGCGTGCGGAATTGCGACGCCAGGCTCAAGCAGCGGGGGTCCAAATCCTGGGACTGCATTGGTTACTGGCTCGCACCGAGGGGTTTCATCTCACCAGTCCCGATCCCGCCGTGCGGCAGCGCACCGGAGAGTACCTGGCGGAATTAGCCCATGCCGCTGCGGATTTGGGCGGGAATATCCTCGTGTTGGGTTCGCCCGCTCAACGAACCTATCCCGCTGAATGGTCACGACAGAAGGCTGAGGATTTTGCCCTGGATACCCTCAGTTATTGCCTGAAAGCGTTGGAACAACGCCAGGTGTATTTATGCCTGGAACCGCTCTCTCCTACAGAAACCAATTTTCTCAACACTGCAACGGAAGCGGTCGCCCTAGCCCAGCGGTTGAATCACCCCTACGTCCGCTTGCATCTCGATGTCAAGGCGATGTCCTCGGAAGCTCTTCCCATCCCGGAAATCATCCGTACACATGCCGCATGGCTCACTCACTTCCATGCCAACGATCCGAATAAACGGGGTCCTGGCTTCGGCTCAACGGACTTCTGCCCCATCTTGCAGGCACTCTGGGATATCCACTACACCGGCTGGATTTCCGTCGAGGTTTTTGACTACAGCCCTGATCCGGAGACTATTGCACGGGAAAGCATCCGTTATTTGAAGGAATGTGCCGAAAAAGTTACGCCCTTTTCCAAGCGTTGA
- a CDS encoding lysophospholipid acyltransferase family protein has product MTVGSAAIRDQAPSRLREPPRRWQWLIRGFRRYVRRYLARHFHAVRLSRSGSPLPMDSSLPLLVVLNHPSWWDPLIGVFLSGLLPQYEHFAFIDAKALGRYRFLSRLGFLGIELDTYRGAADFLRYGISLLSRPGHAVWVTAQGRFADVRTRPLTLEPGVGHLAARLNQGLILPVALEYPFWTERTPEALIRIGTPLAIESAPSGRSAQEWTEIITKALEQTMDALAAEAIRQQAERFATLLSGRTGVGGWYESWQRVRAFFKGETYRPEHASIMHREDSGSVS; this is encoded by the coding sequence ATGACTGTCGGGTCCGCTGCCATCCGCGATCAAGCTCCATCCCGCCTCCGGGAACCTCCCCGGCGCTGGCAGTGGCTGATCCGAGGCTTCCGCCGTTATGTCCGCCGCTACCTCGCCCGACATTTTCACGCGGTTCGGCTATCCCGCTCCGGCAGCCCTCTTCCCATGGATAGCTCGTTACCCCTGCTTGTGGTGTTGAATCATCCCTCCTGGTGGGACCCTCTGATCGGGGTGTTTTTGAGCGGCTTGCTTCCCCAATACGAACATTTTGCCTTCATCGATGCCAAGGCCTTAGGACGATACCGCTTCCTGAGCCGATTGGGTTTTCTCGGCATTGAGTTAGACACATATCGCGGGGCAGCAGACTTTTTGCGTTATGGAATTAGCCTCCTCTCGCGGCCCGGACATGCGGTGTGGGTGACAGCCCAAGGGCGATTCGCCGATGTTCGGACACGCCCCTTGACGTTGGAGCCTGGTGTAGGCCATTTGGCGGCGCGACTGAATCAGGGGCTGATTCTACCCGTGGCTCTGGAATATCCCTTTTGGACAGAACGCACGCCGGAAGCACTGATCCGCATCGGGACACCTTTAGCCATCGAGTCGGCCCCTTCTGGCCGTTCTGCCCAAGAGTGGACGGAGATCATCACGAAAGCCTTGGAGCAGACGATGGACGCTTTAGCGGCGGAAGCCATCCGCCAGCAAGCGGAGCGCTTTGCGACCCTTCTGAGCGGGCGGACGGGGGTGGGTGGTTGGTACGAATCCTGGCAAAGGGTGCGGGCTTTCTTCAAGGGGGAGACTTATAGACCGGAACATGCCTCAATCATGCATCGAGAAGATTCTGGCTCAGTATCTTGA
- a CDS encoding phytoene desaturase family protein, which yields MNANGTGQVGVIGGGLGGLAAACTLAARGYRVILFEKSTWLGGKAAVLQAQGFRFDMGPTILTLPGVLRRIFQEAGRSVEDYLSLIRLDPQWRCFFADGSMLDLWENVDEMAGALERFAANRQAASGYRAFLQFAERLHRISERYYFWRPIGGMRDMLDLKFGGSPAILWDVLRMRMGYSVASTVRHYNQDPRVAQMFDHFTQYVGSNPEASPAVLCGIASMQVQEGVWYPRGGIRAVAEALIRLAQELGVELRTSTGVRRILVENRSRRVQGIETESGEQVALSAVVSNADSVRTHRELLASTAPEAVRRFERRRPYEPACSGVVLFLGLRQAYDHLQHHNFVFSRDPHEEFEAIYKRGEPAPDPTCYLAAPARTDATVAPPGGEALYVLVHTPYLRPHHDWKRMFPDYRRAILQKLKTTGQMPDIEERIVWESHLTPQDIHERYHVLQGAIYGLASHGLWGGAFKPSNRSPDIRGLYLAGGAAHPGPGMPMVLMSGWIAADALDHDGVARKAMVRPAATSPTFAAS from the coding sequence GTGAATGCGAATGGGACGGGACAGGTCGGGGTGATCGGCGGCGGTTTGGGAGGCTTGGCGGCGGCCTGCACGCTGGCAGCACGAGGTTATCGTGTGATTCTGTTCGAGAAGAGCACTTGGCTAGGAGGCAAGGCAGCGGTTCTGCAAGCTCAAGGCTTCCGCTTCGATATGGGGCCGACCATACTGACCCTGCCCGGCGTACTGCGGCGGATCTTCCAAGAAGCAGGACGTTCGGTGGAAGATTACTTATCCCTCATTCGGCTGGATCCGCAATGGCGCTGCTTTTTTGCGGACGGTAGTATGCTGGACTTGTGGGAAAACGTCGACGAAATGGCGGGAGCTTTGGAGCGATTCGCTGCCAATCGTCAAGCAGCCAGCGGATATCGCGCGTTTCTTCAATTTGCGGAAAGACTGCATCGTATCTCGGAGCGTTACTACTTCTGGCGGCCTATTGGCGGGATGCGCGACATGCTGGACCTCAAATTCGGAGGTTCTCCAGCGATCCTCTGGGATGTGTTGCGTATGCGGATGGGTTACTCCGTAGCCTCCACGGTGCGCCACTACAATCAGGACCCGCGAGTCGCCCAGATGTTCGACCATTTCACGCAATATGTAGGTTCCAATCCCGAAGCCTCCCCCGCGGTGTTGTGCGGAATTGCGAGCATGCAAGTTCAGGAAGGGGTCTGGTATCCCCGCGGTGGGATTCGGGCGGTGGCGGAAGCATTGATCCGTTTGGCCCAAGAACTGGGCGTGGAGCTGCGCACCTCGACGGGGGTTCGCCGCATCTTGGTGGAGAATCGGAGCCGCCGCGTTCAAGGAATAGAAACGGAAAGTGGGGAACAGGTCGCGTTGTCCGCCGTTGTTTCCAACGCTGACAGTGTGCGGACGCATCGGGAATTGCTGGCCTCGACGGCCCCGGAAGCGGTGCGGCGCTTCGAGCGGCGGCGCCCGTATGAACCAGCATGTTCCGGTGTGGTTCTGTTCTTAGGTTTGCGGCAGGCATACGATCACCTTCAGCACCACAACTTCGTTTTTTCCCGTGATCCTCACGAGGAGTTCGAGGCGATTTACAAGCGCGGCGAACCGGCCCCGGACCCCACATGCTATTTGGCAGCTCCGGCACGGACCGATGCCACAGTGGCTCCTCCCGGCGGAGAAGCATTGTATGTGCTAGTCCACACCCCATACCTACGCCCCCATCACGATTGGAAGCGGATGTTCCCGGACTATCGGCGCGCTATCCTTCAGAAACTCAAGACGACGGGGCAAATGCCGGATATCGAAGAGCGTATCGTCTGGGAATCCCACTTAACCCCCCAAGATATTCACGAACGGTATCATGTACTTCAAGGGGCGATCTACGGCCTGGCTAGCCATGGTCTGTGGGGTGGAGCCTTCAAGCCATCCAATCGCTCGCCGGATATTCGTGGCTTGTATCTGGCGGGTGGGGCCGCTCATCCCGGTCCGGGTATGCCCATGGTCCTGATGTCCGGCTGGATCGCTGCCGATGCCCTCGATCATGATGGGGTGGCACGGAAAGCTATGGTGCGTCCCGCTGCAACATCCCCAACTTTTGCCGCGTCGTAA
- the crtI gene encoding phytoene desaturase family protein → MPQGSGSGSRQSTGTRVVIIGAGPGGLAAALLLARAGVQVDVVERLPRVGGRCSSIEIAGFRFDLGPTFFLYPGVLARIFRHIGRDLYAEVPMVRLDPQYRISFGAGGYIDATPDLARLEAELARISSQDVPQVRRFLEDNRPKFAAFRPCLEMPFLSWRDVFRWRMARLLPQLQPWKSLDKLLQDYFVDPRLRLAFSFQSKYLGMSPFQCPSLFSILSFLEYEYGVWHPLGGCSAVSETMARIAQEMGVRFHLGEAVEELILDGRRVRGVRTKVRDIAADAVVLNADFAHAITRLVPDRLRRRWSNRRIERKKFSCSTFMLYLGVQGCYTHLPHHTIHCAADYGRNLADIEQRHALSDEPSFYVQNACVTDPSLAPPGYSTLYVLVPVSHQHPNIDWSREALPFRARVLQQLARIGLEGLERRIVVEKMVTPADWEQHYAIYRGATFNLAHTWSQMLHLRPRNRFEELDGLYLVGGGTHPGSGLPVIYESARISTRLLLEDLGLESGWLGLPGADDETNDPLLQTPPLGFRPGGFCSPQRDKTGAIELSPTADSPTVAIPQ, encoded by the coding sequence ATGCCCCAGGGTTCAGGGTCGGGATCGCGTCAATCCACGGGTACGAGGGTGGTCATCATCGGCGCAGGGCCAGGAGGGTTAGCTGCCGCCCTACTTTTGGCCCGGGCTGGTGTTCAAGTCGATGTAGTAGAGCGGTTGCCGCGGGTAGGGGGGCGTTGCTCCTCAATTGAAATTGCGGGCTTTCGTTTCGATCTTGGCCCCACCTTCTTTCTATATCCCGGCGTGCTAGCCCGCATCTTCCGCCACATCGGAAGGGATTTATACGCCGAGGTTCCGATGGTCCGCTTGGACCCACAATACCGTATCTCCTTCGGAGCTGGCGGATACATCGACGCGACTCCCGACCTCGCCCGCCTGGAAGCGGAGTTGGCTCGTATCAGTTCTCAAGACGTGCCGCAAGTTCGGCGCTTCCTGGAGGACAATCGCCCCAAGTTCGCTGCTTTCCGGCCCTGCTTGGAAATGCCCTTCTTGAGTTGGCGGGATGTTTTCCGCTGGCGTATGGCCCGCCTCTTGCCCCAACTTCAACCCTGGAAGTCGCTCGATAAACTCCTCCAGGATTACTTCGTCGATCCCCGCTTGCGCCTGGCCTTTTCCTTTCAGTCCAAGTATCTGGGAATGTCGCCGTTCCAGTGTCCTAGTTTGTTCTCCATATTATCGTTTCTGGAGTACGAATACGGGGTGTGGCATCCATTGGGCGGCTGCTCGGCGGTAAGCGAGACGATGGCGCGTATTGCCCAAGAGATGGGGGTTCGTTTCCACCTGGGCGAGGCGGTAGAGGAGTTGATCCTGGACGGGCGTCGGGTGCGGGGCGTGCGCACGAAAGTGCGAGACATTGCGGCAGACGCTGTAGTCCTTAACGCTGATTTTGCTCATGCGATTACCCGCTTGGTGCCGGACCGATTGCGTCGGCGCTGGAGCAACCGGCGTATCGAACGCAAGAAATTCTCTTGTTCCACCTTTATGCTCTATCTGGGAGTCCAAGGCTGTTATACCCACTTGCCGCACCATACGATTCACTGCGCAGCAGACTATGGGCGCAATTTGGCTGACATCGAACAGCGACATGCTCTTTCAGACGAACCGTCCTTTTACGTGCAAAATGCGTGTGTCACGGATCCTTCTTTAGCGCCGCCGGGTTATAGTACACTTTACGTCCTGGTTCCTGTCTCCCACCAGCATCCCAACATCGATTGGTCCCGTGAAGCTCTGCCATTCCGCGCGCGAGTGTTGCAGCAGTTGGCCCGCATCGGGTTGGAAGGACTGGAGCGGCGGATTGTCGTCGAAAAAATGGTGACTCCCGCGGACTGGGAGCAGCATTACGCTATCTATCGCGGGGCGACCTTCAATTTGGCTCACACCTGGTCTCAGATGTTGCACCTGCGACCCCGCAATCGCTTTGAAGAGCTGGATGGGTTGTACCTGGTCGGCGGAGGCACTCATCCGGGCAGCGGCTTACCGGTGATTTATGAGTCGGCCCGTATCAGCACGCGCCTGTTGCTGGAGGACTTGGGATTGGAGAGCGGCTGGTTGGGTCTTCCTGGTGCCGATGACGAAACGAATGATCCTCTTTTGCAAACGCCGCCGTTAGGCTTTCGCCCAGGTGGTTTTTGTTCCCCCCAAAGGGATAAAACCGGCGCCATCGAACTCTCCCCCACAGCGGATTCCCCTACCGTAGCGATACCCCAGTGA
- the metH gene encoding methionine synthase — translation MSHDHDQHPLLQLAQQRVVILDGGMGTSLHRYKPKDEDWGWSPSGKHLMNLSDALVYTHPEWIREIHRGFLAVGCDGIETNTFNSSRLVLEEFGMGEKLEEINRLNIRLAKEVAAEFSTPDRPRFVIGSVGPGTRMPSLIDPAIHVDFDTLADSYRRQLQIMIEERVDAILIETCFDILQAKCVAITALEEMEKAGVRLPLMVQITIIDERQKMLPGTDVPAALVALEAIEGIDVIGMNCGVGPDLMHDGIRHLSRHCRKLLSVLPNAGLPETCGGETHFPLRPEPLAEWLERFVREYGVNIVGGCCGTTHEHLRVVVQRLAGLKPPPRQPVPIAAVSSLQGAQELMVEPRPLYVGERTNTNGSRKFRELLEKEDWNGLVEMAREQEREGVHVLDVCVDYVGRDGVRDMREVIRRFNAVLSKPIMLDSTEPDVIEAGLKCCSGKAIINSINLEDGRKSLDPKVRLAKKYGAALVALTIDERGQADTAQWKLDVASRIYDICVREYGIPPSDLLFDPLVFPVSTGQEQTRKSAIHTFEAIRLIKQNLPGALTHIGLSNCSFGLSPYARQVLNSVYLHYAIEYGLDSAILHAAKILPLSAIDERGRELCRRLLFDERVFDAAGNCIEDPLQLLIEHYAGKKGEGKKQVSLGETVEERLRQAIIQGRRDTLQADLDAAMQRYSPLDIINNILLEGMKVVGDLFGSGKMQLPFVLQSAEVMKAAVAYLEPFMEKVTGAEKGSIVLATVKGDVHDIGKNLVDIILSNNGYKVYNLGIKQPIDAIIAAYQNHRADAIGLSGLLVKSTLVMKEDLLTLNERGLTPPVILGGAALTRKYVEEDLRSLYKGPLYYGEDAFEGLRIMDEIVARKKLARVGSVVVRSVAEAAQTAQRDTAHFHAATGEEDPYYIYDQRLEEDTDQRSLAIRPAPDIPVPPFLGSRIITDFNLGQVFQYLNELTLFSTQWQFRKGGVPPAEYARMIEEVARPKLRQLQALCIEKGILRPAAVYGYFPAAGEGNRLIIFREDQTTPWVRFTFPRQRKGDRICLSDYVAPTENGRSVDYVAFMAVTMGSEVSRVAQQWYQQGQYQDYLYLHGLSVEATEALAEYVHRRIRQEWGIAGQDANEIRKIFKKHYRGCRYSFGYPACPRLDDQALLFELIDPTRIGITLSEQFQLHPEQSTTALILHHPQAKYFNV, via the coding sequence ATGAGTCACGATCACGATCAGCATCCTTTATTGCAGTTGGCGCAGCAGCGTGTCGTGATCTTGGACGGGGGGATGGGCACTAGCCTCCATCGTTACAAGCCAAAAGATGAAGATTGGGGCTGGTCGCCCAGCGGCAAGCATTTGATGAACCTGTCAGATGCCCTGGTTTACACCCACCCGGAATGGATTCGGGAAATCCACCGCGGCTTTCTGGCTGTGGGTTGCGACGGGATTGAGACGAATACCTTCAACTCCTCCCGGCTAGTTCTCGAAGAGTTCGGCATGGGCGAGAAACTGGAGGAGATCAATCGCCTCAACATCCGCTTGGCTAAGGAAGTGGCTGCGGAGTTCAGCACCCCGGACCGCCCGCGTTTTGTCATCGGTTCTGTCGGTCCTGGGACGCGGATGCCTTCGCTCATCGATCCGGCGATCCACGTGGACTTCGACACACTGGCCGATTCCTACCGACGGCAGTTGCAGATCATGATTGAGGAACGGGTCGATGCCATTCTCATCGAGACCTGTTTCGACATATTGCAGGCCAAATGCGTGGCAATCACGGCTTTAGAGGAGATGGAGAAAGCCGGGGTGCGCCTACCGCTGATGGTGCAGATCACGATTATTGACGAGCGGCAGAAGATGTTGCCCGGCACAGATGTACCCGCCGCTTTGGTGGCCTTGGAAGCGATTGAGGGAATCGATGTCATCGGCATGAATTGCGGCGTCGGTCCGGACTTGATGCATGACGGGATTCGCCATCTTAGCCGCCACTGCCGCAAGTTACTCAGCGTCTTGCCTAACGCAGGTTTGCCGGAGACCTGCGGGGGAGAAACCCATTTTCCCCTCCGCCCTGAACCGCTCGCCGAGTGGCTGGAACGCTTTGTGCGCGAGTATGGGGTCAACATTGTCGGCGGGTGTTGCGGTACGACCCATGAGCATTTGCGCGTCGTCGTGCAGCGCCTCGCCGGCTTGAAACCTCCGCCGCGACAGCCCGTTCCCATCGCTGCGGTTTCGAGTCTCCAGGGTGCCCAGGAATTGATGGTCGAGCCGCGCCCCCTCTATGTCGGCGAACGCACGAATACCAACGGCTCCCGCAAGTTCCGCGAACTCTTGGAAAAAGAGGACTGGAATGGCCTGGTCGAAATGGCCCGCGAACAGGAACGCGAAGGGGTGCATGTGCTCGATGTCTGTGTCGATTATGTCGGACGCGATGGCGTGCGGGACATGCGTGAAGTTATCCGGCGTTTCAATGCGGTGCTCAGCAAGCCGATCATGCTCGATAGCACGGAGCCGGATGTCATCGAGGCCGGTTTGAAATGCTGTTCGGGCAAGGCCATTATCAACTCCATCAATTTGGAGGATGGTCGTAAGTCGCTCGACCCAAAGGTCCGCCTGGCGAAGAAGTACGGGGCGGCCTTGGTGGCACTGACGATCGATGAGCGGGGCCAAGCGGACACGGCCCAATGGAAGTTGGACGTTGCTTCCCGCATCTATGACATTTGTGTCCGGGAATATGGCATCCCGCCGTCCGATCTGCTTTTCGATCCGCTCGTTTTTCCCGTGTCCACAGGTCAGGAACAGACGCGCAAGAGTGCGATCCACACTTTTGAAGCCATCCGCCTGATCAAGCAGAACCTCCCAGGGGCGCTCACCCACATCGGTTTGTCCAACTGTTCCTTTGGCTTAAGTCCCTACGCGCGGCAGGTACTCAACAGCGTCTATCTGCACTATGCGATCGAGTACGGTCTAGACTCGGCTATTTTGCATGCCGCCAAGATTCTCCCGCTCTCGGCGATCGATGAGCGCGGGCGGGAGTTGTGCCGCCGGCTCCTCTTTGACGAACGTGTCTTTGATGCGGCAGGCAACTGCATCGAAGACCCCTTGCAACTCCTCATCGAGCATTACGCGGGCAAGAAAGGGGAAGGGAAAAAGCAAGTTTCCCTCGGTGAAACGGTAGAAGAACGGTTGCGGCAAGCGATCATCCAAGGCCGGCGAGACACTTTGCAGGCGGACTTGGACGCCGCTATGCAGCGGTATTCGCCTTTGGACATCATCAACAACATTCTGCTAGAGGGCATGAAGGTAGTGGGCGATCTCTTCGGCAGCGGAAAGATGCAGTTGCCTTTTGTGCTGCAATCGGCCGAAGTCATGAAAGCCGCCGTGGCTTACCTGGAACCGTTCATGGAAAAAGTGACCGGGGCAGAGAAAGGGTCCATAGTTCTAGCCACGGTCAAAGGGGATGTCCACGACATTGGCAAGAATCTGGTCGATATCATCCTGAGCAATAACGGTTACAAGGTTTATAACCTGGGGATTAAGCAGCCGATCGATGCGATCATTGCTGCGTACCAGAATCACCGAGCGGATGCGATCGGCTTGAGCGGCTTGTTGGTCAAATCGACACTCGTCATGAAAGAGGACTTGCTCACGCTCAACGAGCGCGGTCTGACTCCGCCGGTGATCCTGGGCGGGGCGGCGCTAACACGCAAGTACGTGGAAGAGGACTTGCGATCTTTGTACAAAGGACCACTCTACTATGGGGAGGACGCCTTTGAAGGCTTGCGCATCATGGATGAGATCGTGGCGCGTAAGAAACTGGCTCGCGTGGGCAGTGTGGTGGTTCGGAGTGTAGCTGAAGCCGCGCAGACAGCCCAGCGGGACACAGCCCACTTTCACGCCGCTACGGGGGAAGAAGACCCATATTACATCTACGATCAACGTCTAGAGGAAGACACGGACCAACGATCCCTGGCCATTCGTCCCGCTCCCGATATCCCAGTGCCGCCGTTTTTGGGATCGCGGATTATCACGGATTTCAACCTGGGGCAGGTCTTTCAATATCTCAATGAGCTGACGTTATTCAGCACCCAATGGCAGTTTCGCAAAGGAGGAGTGCCACCAGCCGAGTACGCACGTATGATCGAGGAAGTCGCCCGTCCCAAACTCCGGCAGTTGCAGGCGTTGTGCATCGAAAAGGGTATCTTGCGACCCGCCGCCGTTTACGGCTATTTCCCAGCAGCGGGGGAAGGGAACCGCCTCATTATCTTCCGGGAGGATCAGACAACACCCTGGGTTCGCTTTACCTTCCCCCGCCAAAGGAAGGGGGACCGGATTTGCCTGAGCGATTATGTGGCGCCTACAGAGAACGGCCGGAGCGTCGATTATGTCGCCTTCATGGCGGTCACGATGGGATCGGAAGTCAGCCGGGTGGCCCAGCAATGGTACCAGCAAGGCCAGTATCAGGATTATCTTTATTTGCACGGACTGAGTGTGGAGGCGACCGAGGCCCTAGCTGAGTATGTCCACCGCAGGATCCGTCAGGAGTGGGGAATCGCTGGGCAGGATGCGAATGAAATCCGAAAGATCTTCAAAAAGCATTACCGGGGTTGCCGTTACTCCTTCGGTTATCCAGCCTGCCCGCGCTTGGACGATCAGGCCCTGTTGTTTGAACTGATTGATCCAACTCGCATCGGCATCACCCTGAGCGAGCAATTTCAACTCCACCCGGAGCAGAGCACAACAGCTCTAATCCTACATCATCCCCAAGCCAAGTATTTCAACGTCTGA
- a CDS encoding Gfo/Idh/MocA family protein translates to MVRIGIVGIGFMGRIHYLAAQRLHGARVAAICSRDPAKRAGDWRSTRGNFGPEPGFVDLSGVKTYAQFPEMLADPEIDLVDICTVTDQHAPMALAALQAGKHVLVEKAIALTPQQADTMVAAARQAGKLLMVAHVLPFFPEFRFAAEAIRSGRYGRILAAHFQRVISKPDWSAEIADASKTGGPAVDLHIHDTHFIAWTCGVPQAVFAIGTQEGEAVTYLTTSYLYGPKGPAVTCSSGAICMKGRPFVHGYEIYLEQATLVYSSNGIPLTVLTADGRTEHPQLAGGGDPLSAFAEELQTAANSVLSGQEPDVLSGQLARDALVLCHRECDSVRSGQIIPFKS, encoded by the coding sequence ATGGTGCGGATTGGGATTGTGGGCATTGGTTTCATGGGGCGGATCCATTATCTTGCGGCTCAACGGTTGCATGGAGCGCGAGTGGCAGCCATTTGCAGCCGCGACCCTGCCAAACGCGCCGGCGATTGGCGCTCTACACGCGGAAATTTCGGGCCGGAGCCTGGCTTCGTGGACCTCAGCGGCGTCAAAACTTACGCCCAATTCCCTGAGATGCTGGCGGACCCGGAAATCGACCTTGTCGACATCTGTACCGTGACCGACCAGCACGCTCCTATGGCGCTGGCGGCGCTCCAAGCCGGCAAACATGTGCTCGTTGAAAAAGCTATCGCCCTGACCCCCCAACAAGCCGACACGATGGTCGCCGCCGCCCGACAAGCCGGCAAACTTCTGATGGTGGCGCATGTATTGCCGTTTTTCCCGGAATTCCGCTTCGCTGCGGAAGCAATCCGTTCCGGACGTTATGGCCGGATTCTCGCCGCTCACTTCCAGCGGGTGATCTCCAAGCCGGATTGGTCCGCAGAGATCGCCGATGCGAGCAAAACCGGTGGCCCGGCTGTGGATCTGCACATTCACGACACCCACTTCATTGCTTGGACCTGCGGGGTTCCTCAGGCCGTCTTCGCTATCGGCACCCAAGAAGGGGAAGCCGTCACCTACCTGACCACTTCGTATCTGTACGGTCCCAAGGGACCCGCAGTGACTTGCTCCAGTGGAGCCATTTGCATGAAAGGACGTCCCTTCGTTCACGGCTACGAAATCTATCTCGAACAAGCCACTTTGGTTTATTCTTCCAATGGCATACCCCTCACGGTTCTGACCGCCGATGGACGGACGGAGCATCCCCAACTTGCCGGCGGGGGTGACCCCTTGTCTGCTTTCGCCGAAGAATTGCAAACGGCTGCGAATAGCGTCCTTAGCGGGCAAGAACCAGATGTTCTTTCCGGACAATTGGCCCGCGATGCTCTCGTCCTTTGCCACCGGGAATGCGACTCCGTTCGCTCGGGACAAATCATTCCCTTCAAGAGCTGA